Proteins encoded together in one Impatiens glandulifera chromosome 1, dImpGla2.1, whole genome shotgun sequence window:
- the LOC124920564 gene encoding fatty acyl-CoA reductase 3-like: MASLPEDKQNPHLFHNMTILVTGATGFLAKLFVEKMVRTQSDFKKMYLLIRADDVSSANQRLLDEVIEKELFGVVGEQWGADELKSFISEKIVAVPGDIRSLDFGIKGDDSNIMLQNMLTDINVIVHSAATLQFDGRYDDAINTNLKGTMNVLSFAQKCTNLKLLLHVSTAYVCGEREGYISEKPFNMGESLNEVDGLNIETEIKMMEEQLSELKANKATENEVKLAMKDMGMQRAKKYGWPNTYVFTKAMTEMWLGHWKGDIPLVIMRPTIVTCTLKDPFPGWMQGFGSINGFIIAYGKGIMKYLSFDPQANMDMIPGDMVVNAIICAIIVNMKQLNLGDTIIYHISSSLRNRINYGRFVSLNFKYFTMNPWFDKNGKMIKVAHELQSFHTFAAFHTYMKFYYLMPLKVLQLVNKVTRLSIIETTFANLNKGVNFVIRLAHVYQPYTYFKSIFEDNNTEKLREEVRRIYEIDESMFDFHPGSIDWEDYLMNTQFPATVKKLF; encoded by the exons ATGGCGTCTCTACCAGAAGATAAGCAAAATCCTCATCTTTTTCATAATATGACCATTTTGGTCACTGGCGCTACTGGTTTCTTGGCTAAAC tatttgtGGAGAAGATGGTAAGAACTCAGTCAGATTTCAAGAAAATGTATCTTCTAATCAGAGCAGATGATGTTTCATCAGCCAATCAACGCCTACTAGATGag GTGATAGAAAAAGAATTATTTGGAGTTGTTGGAGAGCAATGGGGAGCAGATGAACTTAAATCTTTCATTTCTGAAAAAATAGTTGCAGTTCCTGGGGACATAAGATCCTTAGATTTCGGGATTAAGGGCGATGACTCAAATATTATGCTTCAAAACATGCTTACAGATATTAACGTTATTGTTCATTCTGCCGCCACTCTCCAATTTGATGGAAG ATATGATGATGCAATAAACACAAACCTGAAGGGAACTATGAACGTCTTGAGCTTTGCCCAAAAATGCACAAACCTAAAATTGCTTCTCCATGTTTCCACTG CTTACGTATGTGGAGAAAGGGAGGGATACATATCAGAGAAACCGTTTAATATGGGTGAAAGCCTCAATGAAGTTGATGGATTAAACATCGAGACCGAGATTAAAATGATGGAAGAACAGTTGAGTGAACTTAAGGCTAATAAAGCCACTGAAAATGAAGTTAAGTTGGCTATGAAAGACATGGGCATGCAAAG GGCAAAAAAGTATGGCTGGCCAAATACATATGTTTTTACAAAAGCTATGACTGAAATGTGGTTAGGACATTGGAAAGGAGATATTCCTTTGGTTATCATGCGCCCAACTATAGTAACTTGCACCTTAAAAGACCCTTTTCCTGGTTGGATGCAAGGCTTCGG ATCAATCAATGGATTCATTATAGCTTATGGCAAAGGAATAATGAAATACCTCTCATTTGATCCACAAGCAAATATGGATATG ATACCAGGGGATATGGTTGTAAATGCAATTATTTGTGCAATTATAGTGAATATGAAACAATTAAATCTTGGTGATACAATAATCTATCACATCAGCTCTTCTTTGAGAAACCGAATCAACTATGGTCGTTTTGTAAGTCTTAACTTCAAATATTTCACCATGAATCCTTGGTTTGACAAAAATGGTAAGATGATTAAGGTTGCTCATGAACTTCAATCATTTCACACATTTGCGGCCTTTCATACATACATGAAATTCTATTACTTGATGCCATTGAAG GTTTTGCAATTGGTGAACAAAGTAACACGCCTATCAATAATAGAAACCACATTCGCCAACCTTAATAAAGGTGTCAATTTTGTGATACGGTTAGCTCATGTATACCAACCTTACACGTATTTCAAGTCAAT TTTTGAAGACAACAACACCGAAAAGTTACGAGAGGAGGTGAGAAGAATCTATGAGATAGATGAAAGTATGTTTGATTTTCATCCGGGGTCGATTGATTGGGAGGATTATTTGATGAATACACAGTTTCCGGCCACAGTGAAAAagttattctaa